One window of Caldisericum exile AZM16c01 genomic DNA carries:
- the rplC gene encoding 50S ribosomal protein L3, with translation MAKGILGLKIGMTSVYLGDTLVPVTVIQAGPCTIVDKKTKDTHGYDAVALGFLEVKAEKLNKPMRGVFEKKGLKPFRFLREVRDMEGEVGDTITVEAFKDVKYVKVTGTSMGKGFQGVVKRWGFGGWPRTHGHEAERRPGSIGQRATPGRVFKGMKMAGHLGNETVTIRNLEIVKVIPEKNLILVKGSVPGPDKGLLLIRA, from the coding sequence ATGGCAAAGGGAATTTTAGGACTTAAAATTGGGATGACTTCCGTTTACCTTGGGGATACTCTTGTTCCTGTGACAGTAATACAGGCAGGTCCTTGCACAATTGTTGACAAGAAAACAAAGGATACTCATGGTTATGATGCGGTAGCGCTCGGTTTTTTGGAAGTAAAAGCGGAGAAATTAAACAAACCTATGAGAGGTGTTTTTGAAAAGAAAGGACTTAAGCCTTTCAGATTCTTGAGAGAAGTAAGAGACATGGAAGGAGAAGTTGGTGATACAATAACTGTTGAAGCATTTAAAGATGTCAAATATGTGAAAGTCACAGGGACATCAATGGGTAAAGGCTTCCAAGGTGTAGTTAAACGTTGGGGATTTGGTGGATGGCCAAGGACCCACGGTCATGAAGCAGAAAGACGTCCAGGTTCTATTGGTCAGCGTGCAACACCTGGTAGAGTTTTCAAAGGAATGAAGATGGCAGGTCATCTTGGAAACGAGACGGTAACAATAAGGAATCTCGAGATTGTTAAAGTAATCCCTGAGAAAAATCTTATTCTTGTTAAAGGAAGCGTTCCTGGACCTGACAAAGGTTTGCTCCTTATCAGAGCATAG
- the rpsJ gene encoding 30S ribosomal protein S10, with protein MKKDRLRIRLKAFDNKILDLWAAKIVEVAKSSGATVSGPIPLPTKRTVFNVLRAPNIDKDSQEAFEICVHKRLIEIIDATPEITQKLANMDIPQGVEVEIKI; from the coding sequence ATGAAAAAAGATCGTTTAAGAATTAGACTAAAGGCTTTTGACAACAAGATTCTTGACCTCTGGGCTGCAAAAATTGTTGAGGTTGCAAAATCAAGCGGAGCAACAGTTTCAGGCCCTATACCGCTTCCAACAAAAAGAACAGTGTTTAACGTTTTGAGGGCACCTAATATCGACAAGGATTCTCAGGAAGCATTCGAAATTTGTGTGCATAAAAGATTGATTGAAATTATTGATGCTACACCCGAAATTACACAAAAATTGGCGAACATGGATATACCTCAGGGTGTGGAAGTTGAGATTAAGATTTAG
- the tuf gene encoding elongation factor Tu — protein MATKEKFERVKPHVNIGTIGHIDHGKTTLTAAITKVLATLGKTQPKRYDEIDNAPEEKARGVTINVHHTEYETEKRHYAHIDCPGHVDYIKNMITGAAQMDGAILVVAATDGPMPQTREHILLARQVNVPRIVVFINKVDMVDDPELIDLVEMETRELLSKYGFPGDEVPVVRGSALKALEAEGDISRGKNPWTDKIWELMDAVDEYIPTPERAIDKPFLMPIEDVFTITGRGTVVTGRVERGIIRTGDPVEIVGLSFETKKTVATSIEMFRKILDEGQAGDNIGVLLRGIDHEEVEKGMVLAAPGSIKPYRKFQARVYILSKEEGGRHKPFLTGYKPQFFLRTADVTGTIALPEGVQMAMPGDNVDMTVELIYPVALEETQRFAIREGGKTVGAGVITKVIE, from the coding sequence ATGGCAACGAAAGAAAAATTTGAAAGGGTAAAGCCGCACGTAAACATCGGTACCATTGGTCATATTGATCATGGTAAGACTACCCTTACAGCAGCAATTACAAAAGTATTAGCAACTCTTGGTAAAACTCAACCCAAGAGGTACGATGAAATTGACAACGCACCTGAGGAAAAGGCAAGAGGCGTTACCATCAACGTCCACCACACTGAGTATGAAACCGAGAAGAGGCACTATGCTCACATTGACTGCCCCGGTCATGTTGACTACATCAAGAACATGATCACCGGTGCAGCACAGATGGATGGTGCAATTCTCGTTGTTGCAGCAACAGATGGACCAATGCCTCAAACAAGAGAGCACATCCTTCTTGCTCGTCAGGTCAACGTACCAAGAATTGTTGTTTTCATCAACAAAGTAGACATGGTTGATGATCCAGAACTCATTGACCTTGTTGAAATGGAAACAAGAGAACTTCTCTCCAAGTATGGATTCCCAGGAGATGAAGTACCAGTAGTTAGAGGTTCAGCCCTCAAAGCACTTGAGGCAGAGGGTGATATCTCCCGTGGAAAGAATCCATGGACAGATAAAATCTGGGAACTTATGGATGCAGTAGATGAATACATCCCAACCCCAGAAAGAGCAATTGATAAGCCCTTCCTTATGCCCATTGAAGATGTCTTCACCATCACTGGAAGAGGTACAGTTGTAACAGGAAGAGTTGAAAGAGGAATCATTAGAACTGGTGATCCAGTAGAAATCGTTGGTCTTTCCTTTGAGACAAAGAAGACTGTTGCAACAAGCATCGAGATGTTCAGAAAAATCCTCGATGAAGGACAAGCAGGTGATAACATCGGAGTCCTCCTTAGAGGTATTGACCACGAAGAAGTTGAAAAAGGTATGGTACTTGCAGCACCTGGTTCCATTAAACCCTACAGAAAATTCCAGGCACGTGTCTATATCTTGAGTAAAGAAGAAGGTGGAAGACACAAACCCTTCCTTACAGGTTACAAACCTCAGTTCTTCTTAAGAACTGCAGACGTAACAGGTACAATTGCCCTTCCTGAAGGCGTTCAGATGGCAATGCCAGGTGATAACGTTGATATGACTGTTGAACTCATCTATCCTGTTGCTCTTGAAGAAACTCAGAGATTTGCTATCCGTGAAGGTGGTAAAACTGTAGGTGCTGGAGTTATTACAAAGGTTATTGAGTAA
- the fusA gene encoding elongation factor G yields MPYIDTPLEKIRNIGIIAHIDAGKTTTTERILYYTGTTYKMGNVDDGNTVMDWMVQERERGITITSAVTTCFWKGHQINIIDTPGHVDFTAEVERSLRVLDGAVVIFSAVEGVEAQSEAVWRQATMHKVPRIIYINKMDRLGASFEDTLKSIDERLNVKIIPTQIPLGEEDEFVGVIDLIEGKAYVYTSETGEEFKETGVPEEYKDKFEKYREIMLENVADVDEDALELYLETGTIPKDVLKQAIRRATVSGVAFPVFVGSSFRNKGIQMLLDGICEYLPSPIDRGEIVATTKDGNVIKLQPDPSGPLAALVFKVMADPYSGILSFVRVYSGTLEKGSYVLNATTNEKQRVARLLRLHANKREDVDYLKAGDLGAIVGVKNAITGHTISDVSMPLVLEDIKFPEPVVSVAIEPKTRADQEKLSQALAKFAIEDPTFKIKYDEDTSETIISGMGELHLEIIVDRLFREYNIEARVGKPQVAYKEAISSSAKAEGKYIRQTGGHGQYGHVIIQVSPIETDKGVVFEDKTKGGIIPKDFIPAIEEGVKIASENGPLLGFPVYGVHVELIDGSYHPVDSSELAFKIAASKAFKDAVSMANPYLLEPIMSVEIIVPMTFLGEVINSVNARRGSVKGMIERGNTVIVHALIPLESMFGYTTVLRTLTQGRGSFSMVFHKYERVPAAVQEEILKKAKGEI; encoded by the coding sequence ATGCCGTATATTGATACCCCTCTCGAAAAAATACGAAATATTGGAATCATTGCCCATATTGATGCGGGTAAAACAACAACAACTGAAAGAATTTTGTATTATACCGGCACAACTTACAAGATGGGTAATGTTGACGATGGAAATACTGTTATGGATTGGATGGTACAAGAAAGAGAGAGGGGTATTACTATCACATCTGCTGTTACGACCTGTTTCTGGAAAGGACACCAGATTAACATTATTGATACGCCCGGCCATGTTGACTTTACGGCTGAAGTTGAAAGGTCACTTCGAGTGCTTGACGGAGCCGTTGTGATATTCTCCGCCGTGGAGGGCGTTGAAGCTCAATCAGAAGCGGTTTGGAGACAGGCAACGATGCACAAAGTGCCAAGGATTATTTACATTAATAAAATGGACAGACTTGGTGCATCTTTTGAAGATACGCTTAAAAGTATTGACGAAAGACTTAATGTAAAAATAATACCTACCCAGATTCCATTGGGTGAAGAGGATGAGTTTGTTGGTGTAATTGATCTCATAGAGGGAAAAGCCTATGTATATACCTCTGAAACAGGCGAAGAGTTTAAAGAAACCGGAGTCCCAGAAGAATATAAGGATAAATTCGAAAAGTATAGAGAAATTATGCTTGAGAACGTTGCAGATGTTGATGAAGATGCACTTGAACTTTACCTTGAAACAGGCACAATACCAAAGGATGTTTTAAAGCAAGCGATAAGACGGGCAACAGTAAGTGGAGTTGCTTTTCCTGTTTTTGTTGGCTCATCGTTTAGAAATAAAGGTATTCAAATGCTCCTTGATGGTATTTGCGAATATTTACCATCTCCTATTGATAGAGGTGAAATTGTTGCAACAACTAAGGATGGAAATGTCATTAAATTACAACCAGATCCATCTGGACCACTTGCGGCACTTGTGTTTAAGGTTATGGCAGATCCTTATTCCGGAATTTTAAGTTTTGTGAGAGTTTATTCTGGCACCCTTGAGAAAGGAAGTTATGTTTTAAATGCAACCACAAATGAAAAGCAAAGAGTCGCAAGATTATTAAGACTTCATGCAAATAAGCGTGAGGATGTTGATTATCTCAAAGCAGGTGATTTAGGAGCAATTGTTGGCGTGAAAAATGCCATAACGGGACACACAATATCAGATGTAAGTATGCCTTTGGTACTTGAAGATATTAAATTCCCCGAGCCAGTTGTTTCCGTTGCAATTGAACCCAAGACAAGAGCAGACCAGGAAAAGCTTTCACAGGCACTTGCAAAGTTTGCAATTGAGGATCCTACTTTCAAAATTAAATACGACGAAGATACATCTGAAACAATTATTTCTGGTATGGGTGAGTTACATCTTGAGATTATTGTCGATAGGTTGTTTAGGGAATACAACATTGAAGCACGTGTTGGTAAACCACAGGTTGCTTATAAAGAGGCAATTTCAAGTTCTGCAAAAGCAGAAGGGAAATACATAAGGCAAACTGGTGGGCATGGTCAATATGGACACGTTATAATTCAAGTATCTCCAATTGAGACCGATAAGGGTGTTGTATTTGAAGATAAAACAAAAGGTGGAATAATACCGAAAGATTTTATTCCTGCAATTGAAGAGGGTGTTAAAATTGCCTCTGAAAACGGGCCTCTTCTTGGCTTTCCCGTTTATGGAGTGCATGTAGAGCTTATTGATGGCTCATATCATCCAGTAGACTCATCTGAACTTGCATTTAAAATAGCTGCATCTAAGGCATTTAAGGATGCTGTGTCAATGGCAAACCCTTATCTTCTTGAGCCGATTATGAGTGTTGAGATAATTGTTCCGATGACATTCTTAGGTGAAGTAATAAATAGTGTTAATGCAAGACGTGGAAGTGTAAAGGGGATGATTGAAAGAGGTAATACGGTTATTGTTCATGCACTTATTCCTCTTGAAAGTATGTTTGGTTATACAACGGTTTTAAGAACACTTACACAAGGTAGAGGATCTTTCTCAATGGTTTTCCATAAATATGAGAGAGTACCTGCCGCTGTACAGGAAGAAATTTTGAAGAAAGCAAAAGGAGAAATTTAG
- the rpsG gene encoding 30S ribosomal protein S7, translating to MPRRGPAPKREIEGDPVYNDVMVAKLINNVMKDGKKSLAEKIVYAAFDILREKTGKDPLEVFELALEKVRPLVEVKPRRVGGATYQIPIEIEKERGQKLAIKWIIQAARSVKGKRMEEKLADEIINASNETGAAYKKKIDLHKMAEANRSYAHLRW from the coding sequence ATGCCCCGTAGAGGACCTGCTCCGAAAAGAGAAATTGAAGGTGATCCAGTTTATAATGATGTAATGGTTGCAAAACTTATAAACAATGTTATGAAAGACGGAAAGAAAAGCCTTGCAGAAAAAATTGTTTATGCTGCATTCGATATTTTGCGAGAGAAAACAGGAAAAGACCCACTCGAGGTCTTTGAACTTGCTTTAGAGAAGGTTAGACCACTTGTAGAGGTTAAGCCCAGAAGAGTTGGTGGTGCAACCTATCAAATTCCCATTGAAATTGAAAAGGAAAGAGGACAAAAACTTGCTATTAAGTGGATTATACAGGCTGCGCGAAGTGTTAAAGGCAAGAGAATGGAAGAAAAGTTGGCAGATGAAATTATCAATGCATCTAATGAAACTGGTGCAGCATACAAGAAGAAGATTGATTTGCATAAGATGGCAGAAGCAAACAGATCTTATGCACATTTACGTTGGTAG
- the rpsL gene encoding 30S ribosomal protein S12, which translates to MPTFNQLVRSPRERTKEKSKTPALQGCPQKRGVCIQVRTMTPKKPNSALRKIAKVRLTNGEEVIAYIPGIGHNLQEHSMVLVRGGRVKDLPGVRYHIIRGALDAAGVEGRMRGRSKYGAKKPKKGGA; encoded by the coding sequence ATGCCGACTTTTAACCAATTAGTAAGAAGTCCGAGAGAAAGGACAAAGGAAAAGAGTAAAACACCTGCATTGCAAGGGTGTCCACAGAAGAGGGGTGTTTGCATTCAAGTAAGAACAATGACCCCTAAAAAGCCAAACTCTGCTTTGCGTAAAATTGCAAAGGTGAGACTTACCAATGGGGAGGAAGTCATTGCCTATATTCCTGGAATTGGACATAATCTCCAGGAGCACTCCATGGTTTTAGTGCGTGGTGGAAGGGTAAAAGACCTTCCAGGTGTAAGATATCACATCATTCGTGGTGCATTAGATGCAGCAGGTGTTGAAGGAAGAATGCGTGGAAGATCTAAGTATGGTGCAAAGAAACCCAAAAAGGGAGGTGCATAA